One stretch of Streptomyces sp. R21 DNA includes these proteins:
- a CDS encoding ABC transporter permease, with translation MSARQGARDLAMGVRFAFTGGREGWVRAVLTAVGVGLGVALLLLTTAIPSALQSRHDRERARNDMTYSSVVKKKSDRTLLVASTETSFRDLDVRGRLLEPEGSRPPMPPGVSKLPAPGEMVVSPALDRLLKSADGKLLRERITYRVTGTIADAGLIGPHELAYYAGSADLHPRSDSGRTERIDSFGSKPESEPMDPILLLLILIVFVVLLMPVGVYIAAAVRFGGERRDRRLAALRLVGADGGMARRIAAGEAMAGAVLGLVLGAGFFLLGRQLAGQITVFEISVFPSDLNPTPALAALIALAVPAAAVAVTLFALRGVVIEPLGVVRTAKPSRRRLWWRLLLPVGGLGLLYPMIGKGRDNGDFNQYMVTGGVILLLVGVTALLPWVVEAVVARLNPGGVAGQLAIRRLQLSSGTAARMVNGIAVAVAGAIALQMLFAGVEGDYTKDTTQDLSRAQMSVNVPNGVSLSDATRQLARTKGVRHVTALSSGSLGNRPKEPGHTSDLTIGDCRALREVARLPSCHDGDTFVLRHTEDTDTPMMIKPGRTVYLDYSYNGEPRGKEVAWQVPANIRKAKSRNDPTGYERWGVLATPAAVSAQAKAAVSGQVFLGLDTSVPDVREYVRNTAAHVNPLVDPMTWTSTTQSKRFTSIRTGLFVGATCVLMLIGASLLVSQLEQLRERKKLLSALVAFGTRRRTLSLSVLWQTAIPIALGLALASAVGLTLGTVLLKMTDTPVRVDWAGVVAMTGIGAGVVLLVTAFSLPPLLRLMRPDGLRTE, from the coding sequence ATGAGTGCACGTCAGGGGGCTCGCGATCTGGCCATGGGCGTGCGGTTCGCGTTCACCGGGGGCCGCGAGGGATGGGTGCGGGCCGTGCTCACGGCGGTCGGCGTCGGGCTGGGCGTGGCGCTGCTGCTGCTCACCACGGCGATACCGAGCGCGCTGCAGTCGCGGCACGACCGCGAGCGCGCCCGCAACGACATGACGTACAGCTCGGTGGTCAAGAAGAAGTCGGACCGCACGCTGCTCGTCGCCAGCACCGAGACCTCCTTCCGCGACCTCGACGTCCGCGGGCGGCTGCTGGAGCCCGAGGGGAGCCGGCCGCCCATGCCGCCGGGGGTGTCCAAGCTCCCCGCGCCCGGGGAGATGGTCGTCTCCCCCGCGCTCGACCGATTGCTGAAGTCCGCCGACGGCAAGCTGCTGCGTGAGCGGATCACCTATCGCGTGACCGGAACCATCGCCGACGCCGGTCTGATCGGCCCGCACGAACTCGCCTACTACGCGGGCAGCGCCGATCTGCACCCACGCTCGGACAGCGGGCGGACCGAGCGCATCGACTCCTTCGGCTCCAAGCCGGAGTCCGAGCCGATGGACCCGATCCTCTTGCTGCTCATCCTCATCGTCTTCGTGGTGCTGCTGATGCCGGTCGGCGTCTACATCGCCGCGGCCGTCCGTTTCGGCGGCGAGCGGCGCGACCGCAGGCTCGCCGCGCTGCGGCTGGTCGGCGCGGACGGCGGGATGGCGCGGCGGATCGCGGCGGGCGAGGCGATGGCCGGAGCGGTGCTGGGCCTTGTGCTGGGCGCCGGGTTCTTCCTGCTCGGGCGTCAACTCGCCGGGCAGATCACGGTGTTCGAGATCAGTGTGTTCCCGAGCGACCTCAACCCGACGCCCGCGCTGGCCGCGCTGATCGCCCTCGCCGTCCCGGCGGCCGCGGTCGCGGTGACGCTCTTCGCGCTGCGCGGTGTCGTCATCGAACCGCTCGGCGTGGTGCGCACGGCGAAGCCCTCGCGGCGCCGGCTGTGGTGGCGGCTGCTGCTGCCGGTCGGCGGACTCGGGCTGCTTTACCCGATGATCGGCAAGGGCCGGGACAACGGGGACTTCAACCAGTACATGGTCACCGGCGGTGTCATCCTGCTGCTGGTCGGCGTCACCGCGCTGCTGCCGTGGGTCGTCGAAGCGGTGGTCGCCCGGCTGAACCCCGGCGGCGTCGCCGGGCAACTGGCCATTCGCAGGCTCCAGTTGAGCAGCGGCACGGCGGCCCGCATGGTGAACGGCATCGCGGTCGCGGTGGCCGGTGCGATCGCCCTGCAGATGCTCTTCGCCGGGGTCGAGGGCGACTACACGAAGGACACCACTCAGGACCTCTCGCGGGCCCAGATGTCCGTCAACGTGCCGAACGGCGTCTCGCTGTCCGACGCCACCCGGCAGCTCGCGCGGACCAAGGGCGTGCGCCATGTGACGGCGCTGTCCTCCGGCTCTCTCGGCAACCGCCCCAAGGAACCCGGCCACACCTCGGACCTGACCATCGGCGACTGCCGGGCGCTGCGCGAGGTGGCCAGGCTGCCCTCCTGCCACGACGGCGACACCTTCGTCCTCCGGCACACCGAGGACACCGACACCCCGATGATGATCAAGCCGGGCCGGACGGTCTACCTCGACTACTCCTACAACGGCGAGCCCAGGGGCAAGGAGGTCGCCTGGCAGGTGCCGGCGAACATTCGGAAGGCCAAGTCGCGCAACGACCCCACGGGCTACGAGCGCTGGGGCGTCCTCGCCACACCGGCCGCGGTGTCCGCGCAGGCGAAGGCGGCGGTGAGCGGGCAGGTCTTCCTGGGCCTCGACACCTCCGTGCCGGACGTCCGCGAGTACGTACGCAACACCGCCGCGCACGTGAATCCGCTGGTGGATCCCATGACCTGGACGAGCACCACGCAGTCCAAGCGCTTCACCTCCATCCGCACCGGCCTGTTCGTCGGCGCCACCTGCGTCCTCATGCTGATCGGCGCGAGCCTGCTCGTCTCCCAGCTGGAGCAGCTGCGCGAACGCAAGAAGCTGCTGTCCGCGCTGGTCGCCTTCGGCACCCGGCGCCGCACGCTGAGCCTGTCGGTGCTGTGGCAGACGGCGATCCCGATCGCGCTCGGCCTCGCGCTGGCGTCGGCGGTGGGGCTGACCCTGGGCACGGTGCTGCTGAAGATGACGGACACCCCGGTACGGGTGGACTGGGCGGGCGTGGTGGCGATGACCGGCATCGGCGCGGGCGTCGTCCTGCTGGTGACGGCGTTCAGCCTGCCGCCGCTGCTGCGGCTGATGCGGCCGGACGGGCTGCGTACGGAGTAG
- a CDS encoding roadblock/LC7 domain-containing protein, whose amino-acid sequence MDHKALAMEMRGLREQVTGITDTAVAAADGLLIAADTADTIDPEGLAAIAAAGLGIARRTTEATGRGALRRTVAYGSHGCAAFYAVGDTALMVVLGDEGIDLDRLHQETQPTLQRIGTILTAPDPAESDLTEPVPTEPDLTEPDPTESAPTATELSATEGV is encoded by the coding sequence ATGGATCACAAGGCATTGGCCATGGAAATGAGAGGCCTGCGGGAGCAGGTGACGGGAATTACCGATACGGCGGTGGCGGCCGCCGACGGACTGCTCATAGCGGCGGACACCGCCGACACCATCGATCCGGAGGGACTCGCCGCGATCGCCGCGGCGGGCCTGGGCATCGCCCGCCGTACCACCGAGGCGACGGGCCGGGGAGCCCTCCGGCGGACGGTGGCATACGGCAGCCACGGCTGCGCCGCCTTCTACGCGGTCGGCGACACGGCGCTGATGGTGGTCCTGGGAGACGAGGGCATCGACCTGGACCGGCTCCACCAGGAGACCCAGCCCACCCTGCAACGCATCGGAACGATTCTCACCGCACCGGACCCGGCCGAATCGGACCTCACCGAACCGGTCCCCACCGAACCAGACCTCACCGAGCCGGACCCGACCGAATCGGCCCCGACCGCAACCGAGCTCAGCGCAACCGAAGGAGTGTGA
- a CDS encoding MarR family transcriptional regulator: MSGIRDSLGRVGYDLLSRTLSECGREEATGKLRVSGKPGGVFHLRGGLVIAVESPGAPGPEVLLLRTGRISGEQWTRLLAETREARWPEAAMIAHGCAGAAQLRVICMMAMQDAAFAVVAGRVDGCGPLGPSVPCASVEVGETPGRLLQGAVRKLTAVATLPRPVRPDRERPVLAPGADPESDQLSLAQRELLSHVDGRRTARDLAFLVGRGVYTVTVEVARMLGEGLLECAEEADAVPVAIPVRAQAVGALRRVAQPAPPAPAEKAPPSHPALDPPDSTDSTGPSELPRRDPGASGITETLAPEKNGASWKGFFRLRHRIWTPDSGT, from the coding sequence ATGTCAGGCATTCGCGATTCCCTTGGCCGGGTCGGATACGACCTGTTGTCGCGCACGCTCTCCGAGTGCGGGCGCGAAGAGGCCACCGGGAAACTGCGGGTGTCCGGGAAACCCGGCGGCGTCTTCCATCTGCGCGGCGGACTCGTCATCGCCGTGGAGAGCCCCGGCGCTCCGGGCCCCGAGGTCCTGCTGCTGCGCACCGGCCGGATCAGCGGCGAGCAGTGGACGCGGCTCCTCGCCGAGACGCGGGAGGCACGCTGGCCGGAGGCGGCGATGATCGCGCACGGCTGTGCGGGGGCCGCTCAGCTCAGGGTCATCTGCATGATGGCGATGCAGGACGCCGCTTTCGCCGTCGTCGCCGGCCGGGTGGACGGCTGCGGTCCGCTCGGTCCGTCCGTGCCGTGCGCGTCGGTCGAGGTGGGCGAGACACCGGGGCGGCTGCTCCAGGGGGCGGTGCGGAAACTGACCGCCGTCGCCACCTTGCCGCGGCCCGTGCGGCCGGACCGCGAACGGCCCGTGCTCGCCCCCGGAGCCGACCCGGAATCGGATCAACTTTCCCTGGCTCAAAGGGAGTTGCTGTCGCACGTCGACGGGCGGCGCACCGCCCGTGACCTCGCCTTCCTGGTCGGCCGGGGCGTCTACACCGTGACCGTCGAGGTGGCCCGGATGCTCGGCGAGGGCCTGCTGGAATGCGCCGAGGAGGCGGACGCGGTACCCGTCGCGATCCCCGTCCGGGCCCAGGCCGTGGGAGCACTCCGGCGCGTGGCACAGCCTGCGCCCCCTGCGCCTGCAGAGAAGGCCCCGCCCTCGCACCCGGCCCTCGATCCCCCCGATTCCACCGATTCCACCGGCCCCTCGGAACTCCCTCGCCGGGACCCCGGGGCGAGTGGGATCACCGAAACTCTCGCCCCGGAAAAGAACGGAGCGAGTTGGAAAGGGTTCTTCCGTCTGCGCCATCGGATCTGGACTCCGGATTCCGGTACCTGA
- a CDS encoding LysR substrate-binding domain-containing protein: MASAQGIKANGRRQPSLAQLRAFAAVAEHLHFRDAAAAIGMSQPALSGSVAALEDVLGVTLLERTTRKVLLSPAGERLAVRAKAVLEAVGALMEEAEAVRAPFTGALRLGVIPTVAPYLLPTVLRLVHDRYPDLDLQVHEEQTANLLDGLTSGRLDLLLLAVPPPASNKLGRGDPHGMPGVVELPLFDEDFVLVTPLDHPLGGREGIPREALRELNLLLLDEGHCLRDQALDICREAGRGIKGAGQGPSVEGGGGRRAGGPVTTTAAGLSTLVQLVAGGLGVTLLPRTAVKVETTRSNQLLTGYFEDPAPTRRIALAMRTGAARGAEYEELTAALREALRPLPVRVLGQGD; encoded by the coding sequence ATGGCGAGTGCCCAGGGCATCAAGGCGAACGGGCGGCGCCAGCCCAGCCTGGCCCAGCTGCGCGCCTTCGCCGCCGTGGCCGAGCACCTGCACTTCCGCGATGCCGCCGCCGCGATCGGCATGAGTCAGCCCGCGCTGTCCGGCTCGGTAGCGGCGCTCGAGGACGTTCTCGGCGTGACGCTCCTTGAGCGGACGACCCGCAAGGTGCTGCTCTCGCCGGCCGGTGAGCGTCTCGCCGTACGCGCGAAGGCGGTACTGGAGGCGGTCGGGGCGCTGATGGAGGAGGCCGAGGCGGTACGTGCGCCGTTCACCGGTGCCCTCCGGCTCGGGGTCATCCCGACCGTCGCGCCGTACCTCCTGCCCACCGTCCTCCGGCTCGTCCACGACCGTTATCCCGACCTCGACCTCCAGGTGCACGAGGAGCAGACGGCGAACCTCCTCGACGGACTGACCAGCGGCCGCCTGGACCTGCTGCTGCTCGCGGTCCCTCCCCCAGCCTCGAACAAGCTCGGCCGGGGGGACCCCCATGGCATGCCCGGCGTCGTCGAACTCCCGCTGTTCGACGAGGACTTCGTGCTCGTCACCCCGCTGGACCACCCGCTCGGCGGCCGCGAGGGCATCCCGCGCGAGGCGTTGCGCGAGCTGAACCTGCTGCTCCTGGACGAAGGGCACTGCCTGCGAGACCAGGCCCTGGACATCTGTCGTGAGGCGGGCCGCGGAATCAAAGGGGCGGGGCAAGGCCCCTCGGTTGAGGGTGGTGGTGGGAGACGGGCGGGCGGCCCTGTCACCACCACCGCGGCCGGACTCTCCACCCTCGTCCAGCTCGTCGCGGGCGGCCTCGGCGTGACGCTGCTGCCGCGCACCGCCGTCAAGGTCGAGACGACCCGCAGCAACCAGCTCCTCACCGGGTACTTCGAGGACCCGGCGCCGACCCGGCGGATCGCCCTCGCGATGCGTACGGGCGCCGCGCGCGGAGCGGAGTACGAGGAGCTGACGGCGGCCCTGCGCGAGGCCCTGCGACCGCTGCCCGTACGGGTGTTGGGCCAGGGCGACTGA
- a CDS encoding peroxiredoxin, with protein MLTVGDKFPPFDLTACVSLEKGKEFQQIDHKTYEGQWKVVFAWPKDFTFVCPTEIAAFGKLNDEFADRDAQVLGFSGDSEFVHHAWRKDHEDLRDLPFPMMADSKHELMRDLGIEGEDGFAKRAVFIVDQNNEIQFSMVTAGSVGRNPKEVLRVLDALQTDELCPCNWTKGETTLDPVALLAGE; from the coding sequence GTGCTCACTGTCGGTGACAAGTTCCCCCCGTTCGATCTGACCGCCTGCGTCTCGCTGGAGAAGGGCAAGGAGTTCCAGCAGATCGACCACAAGACCTACGAGGGTCAGTGGAAGGTCGTCTTCGCGTGGCCCAAGGACTTCACCTTCGTGTGCCCCACCGAGATCGCCGCCTTCGGCAAGCTGAACGACGAGTTCGCCGACCGTGACGCCCAGGTCCTCGGCTTCTCCGGCGACTCCGAGTTCGTGCACCACGCCTGGCGCAAGGACCACGAGGACCTGCGCGACCTGCCGTTCCCGATGATGGCCGACTCGAAGCACGAGCTCATGCGCGACCTCGGCATCGAGGGCGAGGACGGTTTCGCCAAGCGCGCCGTCTTCATCGTCGACCAGAACAACGAGATCCAGTTCTCCATGGTGACCGCCGGTTCCGTCGGCCGTAACCCCAAGGAGGTCCTGCGGGTGCTGGACGCCCTGCAGACGGACGAGCTCTGCCCCTGCAACTGGACCAAGGGCGAGACCACCCTGGACCCGGTGGCCCTGCTGGCGGGTGAGTGA
- a CDS encoding alkyl hydroperoxide reductase, with product MALDELKSAIPDFAKDLRLNLGSVIGNSDLPQQQLWGTVLACAIASRSPRVLRELEPEAKANLSPEAYTAAKSAAAVMAMNNVFYRTRHLLSDPEYGTLRAGLRMNVIGNPGVEKVDFELWSLAVSAINGCGQCLDSHEQVLRKAGVDRETIQEAVKIASVIQAVGTTLDAEAVIAE from the coding sequence ATGGCCCTCGATGAACTGAAGTCGGCCATACCGGACTTCGCGAAGGACCTGCGCCTCAACCTGGGCTCGGTCATCGGCAACAGCGACCTCCCGCAGCAGCAGCTGTGGGGCACGGTGCTGGCCTGCGCGATCGCGTCCCGCTCCCCGCGGGTGCTGCGCGAGCTGGAGCCCGAGGCGAAGGCGAACCTCTCGCCGGAGGCGTACACCGCCGCCAAGTCGGCCGCCGCCGTCATGGCGATGAACAACGTCTTCTACCGCACCCGCCACCTGCTCTCCGACCCGGAGTACGGCACGCTGCGGGCCGGTCTGCGGATGAACGTCATCGGCAACCCCGGTGTCGAGAAGGTCGACTTCGAGCTGTGGTCGCTGGCGGTCTCGGCGATCAACGGCTGCGGGCAGTGCCTCGACTCCCACGAGCAGGTGCTCCGCAAGGCCGGTGTCGACCGCGAGACGATCCAGGAAGCGGTCAAGATCGCGTCGGTGATCCAGGCGGTGGGCACCACGCTGGACGCCGAGGCGGTCATCGCGGAGTAG
- a CDS encoding AI-2E family transporter — MSRVPGLLGRLGAGLTEMGARLDERRAEVERESQGPADPADSEAGPSTGDGPPSPAVDGSGRSDAADSPAAADPSDSTPDSKASLDDRRPAPSGQAPAAAPAALPNPSAAVPWGVRVAAEAGWRLLVLAGTVWVLMRVISAVQLVVLAFVAALLITALLHPTVARLTKWGVPRGVATALTAILGFVVMGLVGWFVVWQVMENIDNLSGQVQDGIDELRKWLLNSPFHVTDKQINEIAKNLRAAIGANTDQITSTGLEGVTVIVEALTGILLTMFSTLFLLYDGKRIWEWSLKLVPAAARPGVAGAGPRAWRTLTAYVRGTVIVALIDAIFIGLGIYFLDVPMAVPLAVFIFLFSFIPLVGAVASGALAVVVALVTQGVFTAVMTLAVVLAVQQIEGHILQPFILGRAVRVHPLAVVLSVAAGGMIAGIGGAVVAVPLVAVTNTVVGYLRSHSGGAAPSVEQAEER, encoded by the coding sequence ATGTCGCGAGTGCCAGGATTGCTCGGTCGGCTCGGCGCCGGACTGACCGAGATGGGGGCGCGGTTGGACGAACGCCGCGCGGAGGTGGAGAGAGAGTCCCAGGGTCCGGCGGACCCGGCGGACTCCGAGGCCGGTCCGTCCACCGGCGATGGCCCGCCCTCACCTGCTGTCGACGGCTCGGGCCGCTCGGACGCCGCTGACTCCCCGGCCGCGGCGGACCCGTCGGACTCGACGCCGGATTCCAAGGCCTCCCTCGACGACCGACGGCCGGCCCCTTCCGGGCAGGCACCCGCTGCCGCCCCCGCCGCTCTTCCCAACCCCTCCGCGGCCGTGCCGTGGGGTGTACGGGTCGCGGCCGAGGCCGGCTGGCGGCTGCTCGTTCTCGCGGGCACCGTCTGGGTGTTGATGCGGGTCATCAGCGCCGTACAGCTGGTGGTGCTCGCATTCGTCGCGGCGCTGCTCATCACGGCACTGCTGCACCCCACGGTGGCGCGGCTGACGAAGTGGGGCGTGCCCCGCGGAGTCGCGACCGCCCTCACCGCGATCCTCGGCTTCGTCGTCATGGGCCTGGTCGGCTGGTTCGTGGTCTGGCAGGTCATGGAGAACATCGACAACCTCTCCGGCCAAGTCCAGGACGGCATCGACGAGTTGCGCAAGTGGCTCCTCAACAGCCCGTTCCATGTCACGGACAAGCAGATCAACGAAATCGCCAAGAACCTGCGCGCGGCGATCGGAGCCAACACCGACCAGATCACCTCCACGGGTCTGGAGGGCGTGACGGTCATCGTCGAGGCCCTCACCGGCATCCTGCTGACGATGTTCTCGACGCTGTTCCTGCTCTACGACGGCAAGCGCATCTGGGAGTGGTCGCTCAAGCTCGTCCCGGCGGCGGCCCGTCCGGGTGTCGCGGGCGCGGGTCCGCGGGCCTGGCGGACGCTGACGGCGTACGTCCGCGGCACGGTGATAGTGGCCCTGATCGACGCGATCTTCATCGGCCTCGGCATCTACTTCCTGGACGTCCCGATGGCCGTCCCCCTCGCCGTCTTCATCTTTCTGTTCTCCTTCATCCCGCTGGTGGGCGCGGTCGCCTCGGGGGCGCTGGCGGTCGTGGTGGCGCTGGTCACCCAGGGCGTCTTCACCGCCGTGATGACCCTCGCCGTCGTCCTCGCCGTCCAGCAGATCGAGGGCCACATCCTGCAGCCGTTCATCCTGGGACGGGCGGTGCGCGTGCATCCGCTGGCGGTGGTGCTGTCGGTCGCGGCCGGCGGCATGATCGCGGGGATCGGCGGAGCGGTGGTCGCCGTACCGCTGGTGGCGGTCACCAACACGGTGGTGGGGTACCTGCGGTCGCACTCCGGCGGGGCCGCCCCCTCCGTCGAGCAGGCCGAAGAACGCTGA
- a CDS encoding lytic transglycosylase domain-containing protein, giving the protein MLEGNRVSRISVRGFAVASATAVTAVGSVVGVASGSTAQPSNDAEATASDSTLLADIPAGQQAQVQIASLTQQADSQAIAADASAKKDAEAAARKQAAEDAISKQKAAEKAEKAEKEAKERAQAKAAASRSADRDPSSFPVQTSYSTAQIQAMARQMVPSGQFSCFSNIVDHESSWNYQAVNASSGAYGLFQALPGSKMSSVGSDWQTNPATQIKWGLNYMDSRYGSPCEAWSFWQANHWY; this is encoded by the coding sequence ATGCTGGAAGGAAACCGTGTGAGCCGGATTTCGGTCCGGGGATTCGCAGTGGCCTCGGCCACCGCGGTCACCGCCGTCGGAAGCGTCGTCGGAGTTGCCTCGGGCAGCACCGCCCAGCCCTCGAACGACGCCGAGGCGACGGCAAGCGACTCGACGCTCCTCGCGGACATACCCGCGGGCCAGCAGGCCCAGGTCCAGATCGCATCCCTGACGCAGCAGGCCGACTCGCAGGCCATCGCCGCGGACGCCAGTGCGAAGAAGGACGCGGAGGCGGCTGCCCGTAAGCAGGCAGCCGAGGACGCGATCTCCAAGCAGAAGGCGGCGGAGAAGGCCGAAAAGGCCGAGAAGGAAGCCAAGGAGCGCGCGCAGGCGAAGGCGGCGGCCAGCCGTTCCGCGGACCGCGACCCCTCCAGCTTCCCCGTCCAGACCTCGTACTCCACCGCGCAGATCCAGGCGATGGCACGCCAGATGGTGCCCAGCGGCCAGTTCTCGTGCTTCAGCAACATCGTGGACCACGAGTCGAGCTGGAACTACCAGGCGGTCAACGCCTCCTCCGGTGCCTACGGCCTCTTCCAGGCCCTGCCCGGCTCCAAGATGTCGTCCGTCGGCTCCGACTGGCAGACGAACCCGGCCACCCAGATCAAGTGGGGCCTCAACTACATGGACAGCCGCTACGGCAGCCCGTGCGAGGCCTGGTCGTTCTGGCAGGCCAACCACTGGTACTAG
- a CDS encoding PhoH family protein, which yields MVTSTKRRMPDRRTYVLDTSVLLADPNALSRFDEHEVVLPIVVVTELEAKRHHPELGYFARQALRLLDEFRVRHGRLDAPIPIGELGGTVRVELNHSDPSVLPSGYRLGDNDSRILAVARNLQAEGFDVTVVSKDLPLRIKASSVGLLAEEYRAELAITGSSGWTGMSELTLAGEQVDILFEEGHVYIPEAAELPVHTGLTIQSERGKALGRVTSEGNVRLVRGDREAFGIKGRSAEQRIALDLLLDPDIGILSMGGRAGTGKSALALCAGLEAVLERRQHQKVMVFRPLYAVGGQELGYLPGSEAEKMGPWAQAVFDTLSAVASREVIEEVTSRGMLEVLPLTHIRGRSLHDAFVIVDEAQSLERNVLLTVLSRIGANSRVVLTHDVAQRDNLRVGRYDGVVAVVEKLKGHPLFAHVTLTRSERSQIAALVTEMLEDGQI from the coding sequence GTGGTGACCAGCACAAAGCGCCGTATGCCAGACCGGCGCACCTATGTTCTCGACACCAGCGTCCTGCTGGCCGACCCGAACGCTCTGAGCCGCTTCGACGAGCACGAGGTAGTGCTTCCGATCGTCGTGGTCACGGAGCTGGAGGCCAAGAGGCACCATCCCGAACTCGGCTACTTCGCCCGGCAGGCCCTGCGCCTGCTGGACGAGTTCCGGGTACGGCACGGCCGCCTCGACGCCCCCATCCCCATCGGGGAACTCGGCGGGACGGTACGCGTCGAGCTCAACCACTCGGACCCCAGCGTGCTGCCCAGCGGCTACCGCCTGGGGGACAACGACTCCCGCATCCTCGCGGTCGCCCGCAATCTGCAGGCCGAGGGGTTCGACGTCACGGTCGTGTCGAAGGACCTTCCGCTCAGGATCAAGGCCTCCTCCGTCGGTCTCCTCGCCGAGGAGTACCGCGCGGAACTCGCCATCACGGGCTCCTCCGGCTGGACCGGAATGTCCGAACTGACCCTCGCGGGCGAGCAGGTGGACATCCTCTTCGAGGAAGGACACGTATATATCCCCGAGGCGGCCGAGCTGCCGGTGCACACGGGCCTGACGATCCAGTCGGAGCGCGGCAAGGCGCTCGGGCGCGTCACGTCCGAGGGCAACGTCCGTCTCGTGCGCGGCGATCGGGAGGCGTTCGGCATCAAGGGCCGCAGCGCCGAGCAGCGCATCGCGCTCGATCTGCTGCTCGACCCGGACATCGGGATCCTGTCGATGGGCGGCAGGGCCGGCACCGGAAAGTCCGCGCTCGCGCTGTGCGCGGGTCTGGAGGCCGTGCTGGAGCGACGCCAGCACCAGAAAGTCATGGTCTTCCGACCGCTGTACGCGGTGGGCGGGCAGGAGCTGGGCTATCTGCCGGGCTCCGAGGCCGAGAAGATGGGTCCCTGGGCACAGGCGGTCTTCGACACGCTCTCCGCGGTCGCCAGCCGCGAGGTCATCGAGGAGGTCACCTCGCGCGGGATGCTGGAGGTTCTCCCTCTCACGCACATCCGCGGCCGTTCACTCCACGACGCCTTCGTGATCGTGGATGAGGCCCAGTCGCTCGAACGGAACGTACTGTTGACCGTTCTGTCCCGAATCGGCGCCAATTCACGGGTCGTTCTGACCCATGATGTCGCGCAAAGGGACAATCTGCGTGTCGGTCGGTACGACGGTGTCGTCGCCGTCGTCGAGAAACTGAAGGGGCATCCGCTCTTCGCGCATGTCACCCTGACCCGCTCCGAGAGGTCCCAGATTGCGGCCCTTGTGACCGAAATGCTGGAGGACGGGCAGATCTGA